A region from the uncultured Draconibacterium sp. genome encodes:
- a CDS encoding DUF4252 domain-containing protein — protein MKTLAALFFALGLLLAGLLATGQSKSDKMYDAFVNKEGVTSFSFSKDMIDAVDIDLGDDDEKNVKGDLHRVRFMSYNPAKGNLSGEEFLKKAVGLLPAKYKKYEDDDDDSDAEIYLLGGKKKYTECHVFVKNENLEGNRFVVSFYGDFNVNDIEKLQEKGKDMAD, from the coding sequence ATGAAAACATTAGCAGCATTATTTTTTGCACTTGGTCTGTTATTGGCTGGGTTGCTGGCGACGGGCCAGAGTAAATCAGATAAAATGTATGATGCATTTGTAAATAAGGAAGGCGTTACCAGCTTTTCTTTTTCGAAAGATATGATAGATGCGGTGGATATTGATCTGGGAGATGATGATGAGAAAAATGTAAAAGGTGATTTACACCGTGTTCGATTTATGTCGTATAATCCGGCTAAGGGAAATTTAAGTGGAGAAGAGTTTTTGAAAAAAGCTGTGGGATTGCTTCCTGCAAAATATAAAAAATACGAAGATGATGACGACGATTCGGATGCGGAGATTTATTTACTGGGAGGAAAGAAGAAGTATACCGAATGTCATGTTTTTGTAAAAAATGAAAACCTGGAAGGAAATCGTTTTGTGGTTTCGTTTTATGGTGATTTTAATGTAAACGATATTGAAAAGTTGCAGGAAAAAGGAAAAGACATGGCCGATTAA